A genomic region of Cucumis sativus cultivar 9930 unplaced genomic scaffold, Cucumber_9930_V3 scaffold104, whole genome shotgun sequence contains the following coding sequences:
- the LOC116405443 gene encoding pectinesterase inhibitor-like translates to MANNSCLIIISLVGVLSFTIISNVASSNDVVSTICPKTSNPQFCSSVLKSAGTTNLKGLAVYTLNLAHTNAEKSLTLANSLAKTATNPQLKQRYSSCAESYDEAIGDIENAQKDLALGDFNGVNIVTSGAMTNIGDCQDKFAQPPKDTSLLLKNGKTLNDICSIILVISNLL, encoded by the coding sequence atggccAATAACTCTTGTCTCATTATTATCTCTCTCGTTGGAGTTCTTTCGTTCACCATCATTTCAAATGTGGCATCATCTAATGACGTCGTTTCCACCATCTGTCCAAAAACCTCAAATCCacaattttgttcaagtgTGTTGAAATCTGCGGGCACTACAAATCTAAAAGGCTTGGCTGTATACACCTTAAACCTTGCTCATACAAATGCTGAAAAATCTTTGACTTTAGCCAACTCACTGGCAAAAACCGCCACCAATCCTCAACTTAAGCAACGATATTCGTCTTGTGCTGAGAGCTATGATGAAGCTATTGGTGACATTGAAAATGCCCAAAAGGACTTGGCACTTGGGGACTTTAATGGTGTCAATATTGTAACTTCTGGTGCCATGACTAATATTGGTGACTGTCAGGATAAGTTCGCACAGCCGCCTAAGGATACATCGTTGCTTTTGAAGAATGGCAAGACTCTAAATGATATATGCAGcattattttggttatatcCAATCTTCTTTGA